The Streptomyces sp. NBC_01268 genome window below encodes:
- a CDS encoding NUDIX domain-containing protein, protein MTERPVVKRTARAILLDGDDLILIKRTKPGVDPYWLTPGGGVEPSDPTVVQALHREVHEELGAKITDVVPCFVDTVEHIVDGGVSGVKVQHFFVCRLESMDTSLRHGPEIEEPLGEYEIVRVPFSRVGIAAVHLVPLSLRHYLDGNIEGVRAMHAPDLG, encoded by the coding sequence ATGACCGAACGACCAGTGGTCAAGCGCACCGCACGCGCCATCCTGCTCGACGGGGACGACCTGATCCTCATCAAGCGCACCAAGCCCGGAGTGGATCCGTACTGGCTGACCCCCGGCGGCGGGGTCGAGCCCTCGGACCCGACCGTCGTCCAGGCCCTGCACCGCGAGGTGCACGAGGAGCTCGGCGCCAAGATCACCGACGTGGTGCCCTGCTTCGTCGACACCGTCGAGCACATCGTCGACGGCGGGGTCTCCGGCGTGAAGGTCCAGCACTTCTTCGTCTGCCGCCTGGAGTCCATGGACACCTCGCTGCGGCACGGCCCCGAGATCGAGGAGCCGCTGGGCGAGTACGAGATCGTGCGCGTGCCCTTCAGCCGGGTCGGCATCGCCGCCGTGCACCTGGTGCCGCTCTCCCTGCGCCACTACCTGGACGGCAACATCGAGGGCGTCCGCGCGATGCACGCGCCCGACCTGGGCTAG
- a CDS encoding LysR family transcriptional regulator: protein MDLALLRTFVTVHRAGSFTRAAALLGLSQPAVTGQIRTLERQLGRPLFLRQARGVTPTTIGDELAHRAAPHLDALAEIAETGLEEQSGIRTLHLAGPPEFTSVRVLPALTPLVAQGLTLRVSFLGDADETLDGLAAGHHDLAVSTARPRGGLFAATPLCDEEHVLVAAPRWAARLSPGVLLRRGAVVLEQLPVVEVHESLPFVARYWAAVFESKPAAAATVVVPDLRAVLEATAAGAGLAVLPRYLCEEALAGGRLLALLDPPVPPLRTYFLVVRTGTLALPHLARAHEWLLRTAGDW, encoded by the coding sequence ATGGATCTGGCCCTGCTGCGCACGTTCGTCACGGTGCACCGGGCCGGCTCCTTCACCCGCGCCGCCGCCCTCCTCGGACTCTCCCAGCCCGCGGTCACCGGCCAGATCCGCACCCTGGAACGGCAGCTGGGCCGCCCGCTCTTCCTCAGACAGGCCCGTGGGGTCACCCCCACCACCATCGGCGACGAACTCGCCCATCGCGCCGCGCCGCACCTGGACGCGCTCGCCGAGATCGCCGAGACCGGCCTCGAGGAGCAGAGCGGGATCCGCACCCTGCACCTGGCCGGGCCGCCCGAGTTCACCTCGGTCCGGGTGCTGCCCGCCCTGACCCCGCTGGTCGCCCAGGGCCTCACGCTGCGCGTCTCCTTCCTGGGCGACGCGGACGAGACCCTCGACGGGCTCGCCGCCGGGCACCACGACCTGGCCGTCTCCACCGCACGGCCCCGCGGCGGGCTCTTCGCCGCCACCCCGCTCTGCGACGAGGAGCACGTCCTGGTCGCCGCCCCGCGCTGGGCCGCCCGCCTCTCTCCCGGGGTGCTGCTGCGCCGGGGTGCGGTCGTCCTGGAGCAGCTGCCCGTGGTCGAGGTGCACGAGTCGCTGCCGTTCGTCGCGCGCTACTGGGCGGCCGTCTTCGAGTCGAAGCCGGCCGCCGCCGCGACCGTGGTCGTACCGGACCTGCGGGCCGTCCTGGAAGCCACCGCCGCCGGAGCGGGGCTCGCCGTGCTGCCGCGCTATCTGTGTGAGGAGGCCCTGGCCGGCGGCCGCCTGCTGGCGCTCCTCGACCCGCCGGTGCCGCCCCTGCGCACCTACTTCCTGGTGGTGCGCACCGGCACGCTCGCGCTGCCGCATCTGGCGCGGGCCCACGAGTGGCTGTTGCGGACCGCGGGGGACTGGTGA
- a CDS encoding cystathionine gamma-lyase: MSSTDGDGGLRPEETGRIGDGTRAVRAGLPEPVKYEPTLPGPVFAAHFHLPGDPTGPYTYGRDENPTWTLLERAIGELEAPGETGVETLVFASGMAAISAVLFSQLRAGDAVVVPDDAYQALPLLHEQLRAYGVEVRTAPTRGDTQLTVLDGAKLLWLETPSNPGLDVCDVRRMVRAAHEAGALVAVDNTLATPLGQRPLELGADFSVASDTKGMTGHGDILLGHVSCRDPLRAAEVRRWRKIVGAIPGPMEAWLAHRSLATLQLRLDRQCATALTVAEALLAHRDVTGLRYPGLPTDPSHEVAARQMRRFGSVVSFVLPDRAWADRFLDALRLVDDATSFGGVRSTAERRGRWGGDAVPEGFVRFSVGAEDPEDLIDDVLQALDTAAKGA, translated from the coding sequence ATGAGCAGCACCGACGGCGACGGAGGGCTCCGACCCGAGGAGACCGGCCGGATCGGCGACGGGACCCGGGCGGTCCGGGCCGGCCTGCCCGAGCCCGTGAAGTACGAGCCCACCCTGCCCGGTCCGGTCTTCGCCGCCCACTTCCACCTGCCGGGCGACCCCACCGGCCCCTACACCTACGGCCGCGACGAGAACCCCACCTGGACCCTCCTGGAACGCGCCATCGGCGAGCTGGAGGCACCGGGGGAGACCGGGGTCGAGACCCTGGTCTTCGCCTCCGGGATGGCCGCCATCTCCGCCGTCCTGTTCTCCCAGCTGCGCGCCGGCGACGCCGTCGTCGTCCCCGACGACGCCTACCAGGCACTGCCGTTGCTGCACGAACAGCTGCGGGCGTACGGCGTGGAGGTGCGCACCGCGCCGACCCGCGGCGACACCCAGCTCACCGTCCTCGACGGGGCGAAGCTGCTGTGGCTGGAGACGCCGTCCAACCCCGGGCTCGACGTCTGCGACGTGCGACGCATGGTGCGGGCCGCCCACGAGGCAGGGGCCCTGGTGGCCGTCGACAACACCCTGGCCACCCCGCTCGGCCAGCGGCCCCTGGAGCTGGGCGCCGACTTCTCCGTCGCCAGCGACACCAAGGGCATGACCGGGCACGGCGACATCCTGCTCGGCCACGTCAGCTGCCGCGATCCGCTGCGGGCCGCCGAGGTGCGCCGCTGGCGGAAGATCGTCGGGGCCATCCCGGGCCCGATGGAGGCCTGGCTCGCCCACCGCTCCCTGGCCACCCTCCAGCTGCGCCTCGACCGGCAGTGCGCGACCGCGCTGACCGTCGCCGAGGCCCTCCTCGCGCACCGGGACGTGACCGGACTGCGCTACCCGGGGCTGCCCACAGACCCCTCGCACGAGGTGGCCGCCCGGCAGATGCGGCGCTTCGGCTCCGTCGTCTCCTTCGTCCTGCCGGACCGCGCGTGGGCGGACCGGTTCCTGGACGCGCTGCGGCTCGTGGACGACGCGACCAGCTTCGGCGGGGTCCGGTCGACCGCCGAGCGGCGCGGACGGTGGGGCGGGGACGCCGTGCCCGAGGGCTTCGTCCGCTTCTCGGTGGGCGCGGAGGACCCGGAGGACCTGATCGACGACGTCCTTCAGGCCCTCGACACCGCCGCCAAGGGTGCCTGA
- a CDS encoding low molecular weight protein-tyrosine-phosphatase, which yields MTYRVCFVCTGNICRSPMAEHVFRARVAEAGLADAVVVDSAGTGGWHEGDAADPRTVAVLEEHGYGSAHAARRFRSSWFAALDLVIALDEGHLRELRRLAPTPEDAAKIRLLRSYDPGAGAELDVPDPYYGGREGFEECLDMVEAASEGLLAAVRDEVEERTR from the coding sequence GTGACGTACCGCGTCTGTTTCGTCTGCACGGGCAACATCTGCCGATCGCCGATGGCCGAGCACGTCTTCCGCGCCCGCGTGGCCGAGGCCGGCCTGGCCGACGCGGTCGTCGTGGACAGCGCCGGCACCGGCGGCTGGCACGAGGGCGACGCCGCCGACCCACGCACCGTGGCCGTCCTGGAGGAGCACGGATACGGCTCGGCGCACGCCGCCCGCCGGTTCCGCTCCTCGTGGTTCGCCGCGCTGGACCTGGTCATCGCCCTCGACGAGGGGCATCTGCGCGAACTGCGGCGGCTCGCCCCCACCCCCGAGGACGCTGCGAAGATACGGCTGCTGCGCTCCTACGACCCCGGCGCGGGCGCCGAGCTCGACGTGCCCGACCCCTATTACGGCGGCCGGGAGGGGTTCGAGGAGTGCCTGGACATGGTGGAGGCCGCGAGCGAGGGACTGCTCGCCGCGGTGCGCGACGAGGTGGAGGAGCGGACGCGATGA
- a CDS encoding phage holin family protein — protein MKNFVVKTLANAGALAVAIWLLQDITLTGDSTAKKAWTLILVALVFGLVNFLVKPLVKLLTLPLFILTLGLITLVVNALMLLLTSWLADQLGLSFHVDGFWTAVLGGLIISVVSWALNVVLPDGD, from the coding sequence ATGAAGAATTTCGTAGTCAAGACGCTCGCGAACGCGGGGGCCCTGGCCGTGGCCATCTGGCTGCTCCAGGACATCACCCTGACCGGAGACAGCACCGCGAAGAAGGCCTGGACCCTGATCCTGGTCGCCCTGGTCTTCGGCCTGGTCAACTTCCTGGTGAAGCCGCTCGTGAAGCTGCTCACGCTTCCGCTCTTCATCCTGACGCTCGGTCTGATCACCCTGGTCGTCAACGCGCTCATGCTGCTGCTGACCTCCTGGCTGGCCGACCAGCTCGGCCTCAGCTTCCACGTGGACGGGTTCTGGACCGCGGTGCTCGGCGGCCTGATCATCTCCGTCGTCTCCTGGGCGCTGAACGTCGTCCTCCCCGACGGCGACTGA
- a CDS encoding cupin domain-containing protein: MKAFRLDELEAERAANEGAYLQFLRERNMSVGLYALDAGQLDPQQPHGQDEVYFVVSGRAAITVGEETTPVARGSVVYVPAGVPHRFHHITEDLRVMVVFSPPEA, translated from the coding sequence ATGAAGGCATTCCGACTGGATGAGCTGGAGGCGGAGCGCGCCGCCAACGAGGGCGCGTACCTCCAGTTCCTGCGGGAACGGAACATGTCCGTCGGGCTGTACGCGCTCGACGCGGGGCAGCTCGACCCGCAGCAGCCGCACGGTCAGGACGAGGTGTACTTCGTGGTGAGCGGCCGGGCGGCGATCACGGTCGGGGAGGAGACGACCCCGGTGGCGCGGGGCAGCGTGGTCTACGTGCCGGCCGGGGTGCCGCACAGGTTCCACCACATCACCGAGGACCTGCGGGTCATGGTGGTCTTCTCGCCGCCGGAGGCGTGA
- a CDS encoding DUF5326 family protein — MAVKEILAGMPWWVKWVAIPVLALVVFGGLITSVLTIVVGLLFKVLVFVALVGGLIYVVRKFSSSSSGSREDW; from the coding sequence ATGGCGGTGAAGGAGATTCTCGCGGGGATGCCGTGGTGGGTGAAGTGGGTCGCCATACCCGTTCTCGCGCTCGTCGTCTTCGGTGGACTGATCACCAGCGTCCTCACCATCGTGGTGGGCCTGCTCTTCAAGGTGCTGGTGTTCGTGGCGCTCGTCGGTGGCCTGATCTACGTCGTACGGAAGTTCAGCTCGTCCTCCTCCGGTTCGCGCGAGGACTGGTAG
- a CDS encoding IclR family transcriptional regulator translates to MATASQTAAPTLIGSVQRALRLLEAVGSHEDGAPAKQLAREAGLPLPTAYHLLRTLTHEGYLRREKGVFVFGDAAGRLVGGGVLQNRRTKVEDSLAHWRDAIGVPVYFAIYREGEIELVAVADTPAAPAVEEWADFRETGHAHAIGQCLLSQLDLKSRQDHLDRHPVEAITPYTVRNRRALLDRLDGIGRMEPLVERQEYALGTVCAAIPITAGSTAAAMAISVPLHQGERLLPAIAQLQNEIGRLFSSLAFSISI, encoded by the coding sequence TTGGCCACGGCTTCGCAGACCGCTGCTCCTACCCTGATCGGATCGGTACAGCGGGCGCTGAGACTTCTGGAGGCCGTGGGCTCCCATGAGGACGGAGCGCCCGCCAAACAGCTTGCCCGCGAAGCGGGACTGCCGCTTCCCACCGCATACCACCTGCTCCGCACCCTGACGCACGAGGGCTATCTGCGCCGTGAGAAGGGTGTGTTCGTCTTCGGCGACGCCGCCGGCCGTCTGGTCGGCGGCGGAGTTCTGCAGAATCGTCGCACCAAGGTCGAGGACTCTCTCGCGCACTGGCGTGATGCCATCGGCGTCCCCGTGTACTTCGCGATCTACCGCGAAGGCGAGATCGAGCTCGTCGCCGTCGCCGACACCCCCGCGGCTCCCGCCGTCGAGGAGTGGGCCGATTTCCGGGAGACCGGCCACGCGCACGCCATCGGGCAGTGCCTGCTGAGTCAACTCGATCTGAAGAGTCGTCAAGACCACCTCGATCGCCATCCGGTGGAAGCGATCACGCCGTATACGGTGCGTAATCGGCGTGCCCTTTTGGACCGTTTGGACGGAATAGGGCGTATGGAGCCCCTGGTGGAGCGTCAGGAATATGCGCTCGGCACAGTCTGTGCCGCCATCCCCATCACTGCGGGGTCCACGGCGGCCGCGATGGCCATTTCCGTACCCCTTCACCAGGGAGAACGGTTGCTACCTGCGATCGCTCAGCTACAGAACGAGATCGGAAGGCTCTTCAGTTCGCTCGCCTTCTCTATCAGTATCTGA
- a CDS encoding SsgA family sporulation/cell division regulator, whose translation MRETVQAELLMSFLVSEELSFRIPVELRYETRDPYAVRMTFHLPGDAPVTWAFGRELLLDGINRPSGDGDVHIAPTDPDGLSDVIIRLQVGSDRALFRASAPPLVAFLDRTDKLVPLGQERTLGDFEDNLEAALGRILAEENAG comes from the coding sequence ATGCGAGAGACGGTTCAAGCCGAACTCCTGATGAGCTTCCTCGTCTCCGAGGAGCTCTCCTTCAGGATCCCGGTGGAACTGCGATACGAGACCCGCGACCCCTATGCGGTGCGGATGACCTTCCACCTTCCCGGAGACGCGCCGGTGACCTGGGCGTTCGGCCGGGAACTGCTGCTCGACGGGATCAACCGGCCCAGCGGCGACGGCGATGTGCACATCGCGCCGACCGATCCGGACGGGCTCTCCGACGTGATCATCCGGCTCCAGGTCGGCAGCGACCGGGCCCTGTTCCGGGCGAGCGCGCCACCGCTGGTCGCCTTCCTCGACCGTACGGACAAGCTGGTCCCGCTCGGTCAGGAACGCACCCTCGGCGACTTCGAGGACAACCTGGAGGCGGCACTGGGCCGGATCCTCGCGGAGGAGAACGCCGGCTGA
- a CDS encoding YibE/F family protein: MTSTQQTPDPHRSGGHEGHGGHGHDDGGSGGHGGGHGHGHTHSHGPAAPVSRHLRKVIAAVLIPFGAAVLIGLAVLWPGGAPAHERTGVGFDRQTEQGRVVAVDHVDCKDVNVAQAPPTGDASTPEGSDTRQCEKATIEVTSGPHQGRTFTEIVQPDAPRQLHEGQGVVVAYAPDAPRELQYSVTDVNRKLPLAVLAGIFALVVVAVGRMRGVMALIALAVSFLVLTFFILPAILEGSNPLVVAIVGASAIMLIALYMCHGLSARTSVAVLGTLVSLLLIGLFGSLFIGWASLTGNTDDNTGLIHGLYPNIDMSGLLLASVIIGSLGVLDDVTVTQTSAVWELHQADPRMGPRALYRAGIRIGRDHIASVVNTLVLAYAGAALPLLLLFSIAQSSVGTVANSELVAEEIVRTLIGSIGLVASVPVTTVLAALVVSADRPGATEQRPGGRGRRRRAK, encoded by the coding sequence GTGACTTCCACGCAGCAGACCCCCGATCCGCACCGTTCCGGTGGCCACGAGGGCCATGGCGGACACGGCCACGACGACGGAGGGAGCGGGGGGCACGGCGGCGGCCACGGACACGGCCACACACACAGCCACGGCCCGGCGGCGCCCGTCTCGCGTCATCTGCGCAAGGTCATCGCCGCCGTCCTGATCCCCTTCGGCGCCGCCGTCCTGATCGGGCTCGCGGTGCTGTGGCCGGGCGGCGCCCCGGCGCACGAGCGCACGGGGGTGGGCTTCGACCGGCAGACCGAGCAGGGGCGGGTCGTGGCCGTCGACCACGTCGACTGCAAGGACGTGAACGTCGCGCAGGCCCCGCCGACCGGCGACGCCTCGACGCCGGAGGGGAGTGACACCCGGCAGTGCGAGAAGGCGACGATCGAGGTCACCTCGGGCCCGCACCAGGGCCGGACCTTCACCGAGATCGTGCAGCCGGACGCCCCGCGCCAGCTCCACGAGGGCCAGGGCGTGGTCGTCGCGTACGCCCCCGACGCACCGCGCGAACTCCAGTACTCCGTGACGGACGTGAACCGGAAGCTGCCGCTGGCGGTCCTCGCCGGCATCTTCGCGCTGGTGGTGGTGGCCGTGGGCAGGATGCGCGGCGTGATGGCGCTGATCGCGCTCGCCGTGAGCTTCCTGGTGCTGACCTTCTTCATCCTCCCGGCGATCCTCGAGGGCTCCAATCCCCTGGTGGTCGCCATCGTCGGAGCGAGCGCGATCATGCTCATCGCGCTCTACATGTGCCACGGCCTGTCCGCCCGGACCTCGGTGGCCGTGCTCGGCACCCTGGTCTCGCTGCTGCTGATCGGCCTCTTCGGCTCGCTCTTCATCGGCTGGGCCTCGCTCACCGGCAACACCGACGACAACACGGGCCTCATCCACGGCCTGTACCCGAACATCGACATGTCGGGTCTGCTGCTGGCGAGCGTCATCATCGGTTCGCTCGGCGTGCTCGACGACGTGACGGTCACCCAGACCTCGGCGGTCTGGGAACTGCACCAGGCCGATCCGCGGATGGGTCCACGGGCGCTCTACCGGGCCGGCATCCGGATCGGCCGCGACCACATCGCGTCGGTCGTGAACACCCTGGTCCTCGCGTACGCCGGCGCCGCCCTGCCGTTGCTGCTGCTCTTCTCGATCGCCCAGAGCAGCGTGGGGACGGTGGCCAACAGCGAGCTGGTCGCGGAGGAGATCGTCCGCACGCTGATCGGCTCCATCGGCCTGGTCGCCTCGGTGCCGGTCACCACCGTCCTCGCGGCGCTGGTGGTCTCGGCCGACCGGCCGGGGGCCACGGAGCAGCGCCCGGGCGGGCGCGGACGCCGCCGCCGGGCCAAGTGA
- the thiC gene encoding phosphomethylpyrimidine synthase ThiC, with protein sequence MTIQDARTPASDQNGPQERTPGWHKGYVEGSRPDLRVPVRQVHLTNGKDVTLYDTSGPYTDPTVETDVRRGLAPLRENWIIARGDTEEYAGRPVRPEDDGIKHTSPRGGGLKNLDAVFPGRPRLPRRGRDGQAVTQLAYARRGEVTPEMEYVAIRENVSPEVVREEIAAGRAVLPANVNHPEIEPMIIGKRFLVKVNANIGNSAVTSSIEEEVEKMTWATKWGADTVMDLSTGRNIHTTREWVLRNSPVPIGTVPLYQALEKVDGKAEELTWEIYKDTVIEQAEQGVDYMTVHAGVLLPYVPLTARRKTGIVSRGGSIMAAWCLAHHQENFLYTNFEELCEILAAYDVTYSLGDGLRPGSIADANDAAQFAELKTLGELNTIAKRHNVQTMIEGPGHVPMHKIKENIDLQQEICEEAPFYTLGPLTTDVAPAYDHITSGIGAAMIAWWGTAMLCYVTPKEHLGLPNKDDVKTGVITYKIAAHAADLAKGHPGAQEWDDALSDARFEFRWEDQFNLALDPDTAREFHDETLPAEPAKTAHFCSMCGPKFCSMKISQDIRREHGGDLKADEIEAGMAEKSAEFAAAGNRVYLPLAE encoded by the coding sequence ATGACCATTCAGGATGCACGCACGCCTGCCTCCGACCAGAACGGCCCGCAGGAGCGCACGCCGGGCTGGCACAAGGGATACGTCGAGGGCTCGCGCCCCGACCTCCGGGTGCCGGTCCGCCAGGTGCACCTCACCAACGGCAAGGACGTGACGCTGTACGACACGTCCGGTCCGTACACCGACCCCACCGTCGAGACCGACGTCCGGCGCGGCCTGGCGCCGCTGCGCGAGAACTGGATCATCGCGCGCGGGGACACCGAGGAGTACGCGGGCCGCCCGGTCCGCCCCGAGGACGACGGCATCAAGCACACCTCGCCGCGCGGCGGGGGCCTGAAGAACCTCGACGCCGTCTTCCCGGGCCGGCCGCGGCTGCCCCGCCGGGGCCGGGACGGCCAGGCGGTGACGCAGCTCGCGTACGCCCGCCGGGGCGAGGTCACCCCGGAGATGGAGTACGTCGCCATCCGCGAGAACGTCTCCCCCGAGGTCGTGCGCGAGGAGATCGCCGCGGGCCGCGCGGTGCTCCCGGCCAACGTCAACCACCCGGAGATCGAGCCGATGATCATCGGCAAGCGGTTCCTGGTGAAGGTCAATGCCAACATCGGCAACTCCGCGGTCACCTCGTCCATCGAGGAGGAGGTGGAGAAGATGACCTGGGCGACGAAGTGGGGCGCCGACACGGTCATGGACCTCTCCACCGGCCGCAACATCCACACCACCCGCGAGTGGGTGCTGCGCAACTCCCCCGTGCCGATCGGCACCGTGCCGCTCTACCAGGCCCTGGAGAAGGTCGACGGCAAGGCCGAGGAGCTGACCTGGGAGATCTACAAGGACACGGTCATCGAGCAGGCCGAGCAGGGCGTCGACTACATGACGGTCCACGCCGGCGTGCTGCTGCCGTACGTGCCGCTGACCGCCCGCCGCAAGACCGGCATCGTCTCGCGCGGCGGCTCGATCATGGCCGCCTGGTGCCTCGCGCACCACCAGGAGAACTTCCTCTACACGAACTTCGAGGAGCTCTGCGAGATCCTCGCGGCGTACGACGTCACGTACTCGCTCGGCGACGGCCTGCGGCCCGGATCGATCGCGGACGCCAACGACGCCGCGCAGTTCGCCGAGCTGAAGACCCTCGGTGAGCTCAACACCATCGCCAAGCGGCACAACGTGCAGACCATGATCGAGGGCCCGGGCCACGTCCCGATGCACAAGATCAAGGAGAACATCGACCTCCAGCAGGAGATCTGCGAGGAGGCGCCGTTCTACACGCTCGGCCCGCTCACCACCGATGTGGCGCCCGCCTACGACCACATCACCTCGGGCATCGGCGCGGCGATGATCGCCTGGTGGGGCACGGCGATGCTCTGCTACGTGACGCCGAAGGAGCACCTGGGCCTGCCCAACAAGGACGACGTGAAGACCGGCGTCATCACCTACAAGATCGCGGCCCACGCGGCCGACCTCGCCAAGGGCCACCCGGGCGCGCAGGAGTGGGACGACGCCCTGTCGGACGCGCGCTTCGAGTTCCGCTGGGAGGACCAGTTCAACCTGGCCCTCGACCCGGACACCGCCCGCGAGTTCCACGACGAGACGCTGCCGGCGGAGCCCGCGAAGACGGCGCACTTCTGCTCCATGTGCGGGCCGAAGTTCTGCTCGATGAAGATCTCCCAGGACATCCGCCGTGAGCACGGCGGCGACCTGAAGGCGGACGAGATCGAGGCGGGCATGGCGGAGAAGTCGGCCGAGTTCGCGGCGGCCGGCAACCGCGTGTACCTGCCGCTGGCGGAGTAA
- a CDS encoding metallophosphoesterase, translated as MTQGAGQEPVVRTATLRDFRVPPYARVPVQGHAPEPFPADAPAAPVAPPAPADATLHLVGAATSPVPPVPSAPPAAAAAPPAPAPAPAPAPAAMAPPAPAAPPAPPAPAADRSESYGDPGSSIVAVATGHPGNAYPEDEPPEGYTPTERDLPVINRGDTVQVHVAPAPQPLAATGDGPGPLFVVGDVHGYLDELLEALRAQGLIDENGGWAAGNARLWFLGDFTDRGPDGIGVIDLVMRLSAEAAAAGGYCKALMGNHELLLIGAKRFGDTPVSSGAGTATFQAAWLLNGGQKHDMDRLQDVHLQWMSRLDAVVEEDGHLLLHSDTTAYLEYGATIEDVNDTVHEILNRNDADEVWDVFRKFTKRFAFRDETTGPQAVQELLGTYGGHRIVHGHSPIPYLLGQVGTEDGEEGERPPVEGPHVYADGLAIAMDGGVTMAGKLLVVQLPLPA; from the coding sequence ATGACACAGGGGGCCGGGCAGGAACCCGTGGTGCGCACAGCGACGTTGCGTGACTTCCGTGTACCTCCGTACGCCCGGGTGCCCGTCCAGGGACACGCACCCGAGCCGTTCCCCGCCGACGCGCCGGCCGCCCCCGTGGCGCCCCCGGCACCCGCCGACGCCACCCTCCACCTGGTCGGCGCCGCGACCTCTCCGGTCCCGCCGGTCCCGTCGGCGCCCCCGGCGGCTGCCGCCGCGCCCCCGGCTCCGGCTCCGGCTCCGGCTCCGGCTCCGGCTGCGATGGCGCCCCCGGCCCCCGCGGCCCCTCCGGCACCCCCGGCCCCCGCGGCCGACCGGAGCGAGTCGTACGGCGACCCGGGCTCCTCGATCGTCGCCGTCGCCACCGGCCACCCCGGCAACGCGTACCCCGAGGACGAGCCGCCCGAGGGCTACACGCCCACCGAGCGCGACCTCCCGGTCATCAACCGCGGCGACACGGTCCAGGTCCACGTCGCCCCCGCCCCGCAGCCCCTCGCGGCCACGGGCGACGGCCCCGGCCCGCTCTTCGTCGTGGGCGACGTCCACGGCTATCTGGACGAGCTGCTCGAAGCCCTGCGCGCCCAGGGCCTCATCGACGAGAACGGCGGCTGGGCCGCGGGCAACGCCCGCCTGTGGTTCCTCGGCGACTTCACCGACCGCGGGCCCGACGGCATCGGCGTCATCGACCTCGTCATGCGCCTCTCCGCCGAGGCCGCCGCCGCCGGCGGCTACTGCAAGGCCCTCATGGGCAACCACGAGCTGCTGCTCATCGGCGCCAAGCGCTTCGGCGACACGCCCGTCAGCTCGGGCGCCGGCACCGCCACCTTCCAGGCCGCCTGGCTGCTCAACGGCGGGCAGAAGCACGACATGGACCGCCTGCAGGACGTCCACCTCCAGTGGATGTCCCGGCTCGACGCCGTGGTGGAGGAGGACGGACACCTCCTGCTCCACTCGGACACCACCGCGTACCTGGAGTACGGCGCCACGATCGAGGACGTCAACGACACCGTCCACGAGATCCTCAACCGGAACGACGCGGACGAGGTCTGGGACGTCTTCCGCAAGTTCACCAAGCGCTTCGCCTTCCGCGACGAGACCACGGGCCCGCAGGCCGTCCAGGAGCTGCTCGGCACCTACGGCGGCCATCGGATCGTGCACGGGCACAGCCCCATCCCGTACCTCCTCGGCCAGGTCGGCACGGAGGACGGCGAGGAGGGCGAGCGCCCGCCCGTCGAGGGTCCGCACGTCTACGCGGACGGACTCGCGATCGCGATGGACGGCGGAGTGACCATGGCCGGAAAGCTGCTGGTCGTACAACTCCCGCTGCCCGCCTGA